In the Candidatus Cloacimonadota bacterium genome, TAGAGATATACACCGGCAGCAACATCTCTTCCTTCGTCATTTCTGCCATCCCAGGTAATGTTGTAATTAGCAGCATCTTTGTTTTCATCCAATAGAGTCCTGACTTTCTGTCCGGCTGCATTATAAATCTCCAAATTTGTTTTGCCTGCTTGTTTAAGATTAAAACTAATTGTTGTTCCTGCCGTAAAAGGATTCGGATGATTTCCCAAAGTGATCACATTTTCAATAATTTTATTATCAATTGAGTTTTCTTGGATCATATCATCTGGAGTTCTGGGATTTAATCCATATTCATCATAAGAATAAACGGCAATCCCTCGTAAGATAGCCCAATAGTCACTTAGATTTATTTCGATGGGCGGATCCACATCATCAAGATAAAAGAAACTATCATCAATTTTACCGGGAACTGCAGAAGTATCGACAACATACCATACACCGTAACCATCAGGAACTTGCGAAACATATACATCATTTAATTGAACTAAAACTCCTTCATACTCTTCACTTGAAGAAAGTTCTTCGGTTGTAAGAAGGACAGGAGCTGGAACTGGATTTCCGGAACTCAAATGAGTTACGCTGATAAAAGTTTCACCATAACCGGAAATTTCAGTAAGTCCGTAATATTCACGAACTGTTCCTGTTACTTCTACTTCATCACCTAAAGCACATGTTTCATCACCGGACATATAAACTAAAACACCTTTCCAGGCACCACCTTCGGGCATGGAAATAACGAAATTATCAGGATAATGGCTGTAATTAACAGCAGTGACAATACCCTCGACAGTAACTTCCTGATCGACATAAGGTGAAGGATAAGTTCCATCACCAGCATCATCGGTATATTGGATATCATAAATAGTAGTAGAACTGAGAGTTAATGATAATCCAATAATAAAAACTAAAACTAATAACTTATTCATTGTAACCTCCATTTCTAAATTTATGTTACGAAAAAAAATATAAACTGTTTTTGGCGTCAAGCATTAATTTTTTTTTATATCTTTTCCCAAAAAAACGCACAAGAAATTTTACTAAGCGTTATTTTTTTCAATCGCTTATTTTATGTTTTATTGCAGGACAATCATTTTCTTTAAATCAGCAAATTTCCCGGTCTTCATCTTATAAAGATAAATTCCTGAAGAAACAGAATGATCGTTGCTATCCTTACCATTCCAGATCAGATTATAGAATCCTTTATCTTTTTCTTCATCGATTAAAGTTCTGACCAATTGCCCTTTAACATTATAGATATCGATTCGAACATCATCCTTTTCTTTTAGAACGAAACTGATTGATGTATATTCTCTAAATGGATTCGGAGAATTTTGATGTAACTCATTTTGTATGGAAAGTCCTTCATTATCGTCAACACTGTTCAAAGGAGTCAGGAAAATATTCTGGATAACATCGTCATCATTTATTTCGATACCTTCGATATGAAAAGGTTCATATCCCTCTTTCCAGGCATCCAGCCAGTAAATTCCATTGATGAGATCAACCTCATAAAATCCATCTGGATCTGTGAATGTTCCAGTCCAGAAAATATCACTACTGACCCAGATATCTACTTCTTCGATCGGATCACTCGTTCCTTCTTCGTAAACATAACCGGATAATGAACCGTTGAAAATCATGGGTGTTAAATAAAAATCCTGCTGGATTTCATCGTTATTAATGACTATTTCCTCTAAATGATAACCAAAATAACCTTCTCTCCAGACATCGACCCAATAATTTCCGTTCGGTAGATCGATGTAATAAAATCCACTTTCATCTGTGAAAGCATTGTTCCAATATCCTTCCGTATTAGCCCAAACTTCTGCATCTTCGATGGGAATTTCTGTTCCTTCTTCATAAACATATCCCCAAAGAGCTCCATCAAAAGAAACCGGATCCAGGTAAAATTCCAGGTAAACAAATTCGTCTTGAACTACTACATCTGAAATTTCTTCCTGGTAGTAATCATCGGAATTTGCATAAATAAAATAAGTTCCGTTCGGTAATGGCAAATTGAAATATCCGTCTTCCCAAACTCCTGTATTAAACCATATTTCAAAATCCTGAGTAGCTGAAATCCAACCTTCATTCAAAGGTTCTTCGGTTGCGGAATCATAAAGATAACCTTCGATTCCGCCGGTGGCAGTATGAAGATGAAAATCAATATTGGTCGAACCGGAATTAATGTTATGATACTGTTCATCGACATAAGTTCCCAAAGGTAGATCCCAGATCTCGATATGATAACCTTCAAGTTGATCAGCTTCGCTGGCTACAAAAAGAGTATAATTCCCATCTAACTCGCTTTCAGTTTCTGTCCATCCCAACGGACTCCAACAACTGATCTGAACTCCTGAAACAGGAATGTCATCGAGATAAACAGTTCCGGTAATCGTGGCATCTGTTGTAAAAGCAATAAAATCAACAGTTTCTGTTTCTCCTTCAGCAACAAATAATTCTACTTCATGAGGGACGAGATAATCAGGAATAATTTCATCATTATTTAAACTGACATCCCAGAAACCTTCCATGACTCCGAGAGTATAATTCCCATCTTCATCTGTTTCAGTCCAGACCTGCATTCCACCCTCTTCAGGATTTGCTCTGATTTCAGTATATGCAAGAGGATCATCATTTTCATCAAGAACTGTTCCTTCAAAAAAAGATGTTGGAGCAATATACTCAAAATCATAACCTGTTAAATGACCATCGATATAAACATCAAAATAGACAATATCCGGGAACATTCCACCGGTTAATCCTAAGGGATCAAATGTCATCACAATATAAGTTCCGACTTCAGGAACATAATTCTGATAATGACCGGTATCGTCGGTCATAACCATCCAGGGAACATCCTCGTCAACCGGAATAACCCCGACTATCAGGTTTGCAATTGCCGGAGTTATATCACCGGAAACTGAATAATCACTTATAAGAGCTTCGATAAAGAGATAAGCGACATCTGTTCCGCCGGAATCGATAGCAACAAGA is a window encoding:
- a CDS encoding T9SS type A sorting domain-containing protein produces the protein MNKLLVLVFIIGLSLTLSSTTIYDIQYTDDAGDGTYPSPYVDQEVTVEGIVTAVNYSHYPDNFVISMPEGGAWKGVLVYMSGDETCALGDEVEVTGTVREYYGLTEISGYGETFISVTHLSSGNPVPAPVLLTTEELSSSEEYEGVLVQLNDVYVSQVPDGYGVWYVVDTSAVPGKIDDSFFYLDDVDPPIEINLSDYWAILRGIAVYSYDEYGLNPRTPDDMIQENSIDNKIIENVITLGNHPNPFTAGTTISFNLKQAGKTNLEIYNAAGQKVRTLLDENKDAANYNITWDGRNDEGRDVAAGVYLYKLRHSGRYTSTKKMILMK
- a CDS encoding T9SS type A sorting domain-containing protein; this encodes MKKAKATIAIMLILMVTLLMATFLFAEQKVLIKEEIVKLKEFEVFRSSYENTQSLKFPTMKNPFQLNVSSSHPKPDYVKSQIPSHSRDEIEIFIDGEESTTMTQGDDFVITVYFSDGSSDAIIQNWIDMNGNGTWEEDVDFNIEDETEIADNDIDDEDPTDGVYQFTVYAEDDGPNNVGNIGLLLVAIDSGGTDVAYLFIEALISDYSVSGDITPAIANLIVGVIPVDEDVPWMVMTDDTGHYQNYVPEVGTYIVMTFDPLGLTGGMFPDIVYFDVYIDGHLTGYDFEYIAPTSFFEGTVLDENDDPLAYTEIRANPEEGGMQVWTETDEDGNYTLGVMEGFWDVSLNNDEIIPDYLVPHEVELFVAEGETETVDFIAFTTDATITGTVYLDDIPVSGVQISCWSPLGWTETESELDGNYTLFVASEADQLEGYHIEIWDLPLGTYVDEQYHNINSGSTNIDFHLHTATGGIEGYLYDSATEEPLNEGWISATQDFEIWFNTGVWEDGYFNLPLPNGTYFIYANSDDYYQEEISDVVVQDEFVYLEFYLDPVSFDGALWGYVYEEGTEIPIEDAEVWANTEGYWNNAFTDESGFYYIDLPNGNYWVDVWREGYFGYHLEEIVINNDEIQQDFYLTPMIFNGSLSGYVYEEGTSDPIEEVDIWVSSDIFWTGTFTDPDGFYEVDLINGIYWLDAWKEGYEPFHIEGIEINDDDVIQNIFLTPLNSVDDNEGLSIQNELHQNSPNPFREYTSISFVLKEKDDVRIDIYNVKGQLVRTLIDEEKDKGFYNLIWNGKDSNDHSVSSGIYLYKMKTGKFADLKKMIVLQ